Proteins encoded by one window of Drosophila melanogaster chromosome X:
- the CG3726 gene encoding uncharacterized protein, isoform B, which produces MLPQQYCLRWKYHHSNLQTMFSQLLDRGCFCDVTLACEGQLIRAHRVVLCACSTFFDAVLSNYASERDPIIIMKDVTFAEVKCLIEFMYKGEINVEHSSLPSLLKTADDLKIKGLAEVTWRDDEDGPPPPMAAAEFHSPPRSLAESYAQDLILQHQQQQQQGPAAPPLNLHSSAALLERDRERERERDRERLSPGMEGVLGRMPVMTPLTGASGSAGVGSVSGGTSLEGVAPVEHFLGPKRKRGRPPLDDAYDVFNVRKLAQYAANLEPAQRAYLETARHFTEEPPLAAHAASMASPPAACPPKQRQRLRHQQQQQQQLLQSESSDQEQPAAGQDWSNLEPNGSATPKLLSDGDANKQETEGGDESLPAVLTTASSSGTKKLEKIGERRERHGKLRHARRLYEKSGEDEVDPPKEEPDELPQPVEEIENEHLVANRAESPRPTVVIPASFACKYEGGVTAAGGGSGSGTGSGSLGSSYLINEHGMLMAHEFAPNVASAAATAAVAVAAAAAAVANASAGNGNGGQDVSGSGTGAAADYPDIKLEDYDAAELRLTNEELSQWQDVIKMDDYLAKGRRPQFWEEPFTKRVLDAIKNKRLEMKKAARILGVSYGTLYGRYREVYGCLKHPYSGTAFRNSGSTSTSQMGVQPRFDLGFRNGGVLPAQLELGKLKKDLSELWTRPQI; this is translated from the exons ATGCTGCCGCAGCAGTACTGCCTAAGGTGGAAGTACCACCATAGCAATCTGCAGACCATGTTCTCCCAGCTGCTGGATCGCGGTTGCTTCTGCGACGTGACCCTGGCCTGCGAGGGTCAGCTCATCCGCGCCCATCGCGTCGTCCTGTGCGCCTGCAGCACCTTCTTCGACGCCGTGCTCTCCAACTACGCCAGTGAACGTGATCCGATCATCATCATGAAGGACGTTACCTTTGCGGAGGTCAAATGCCTCATCGAGTTCATGTACAAGGGCGAGATCAACGTGGAGCAT TCCAGCCTTCCCTCGCTGCTGAAGACCGCCGATGACCTGAAGATCAAGGGCCTGGCCGAGGTGACCTGGCGCGATGACGAAGACGGACCGCCGCCACCAATGGCCGCCGCCGAGTTTCACTCACCGCCGCGCAGCTTGGCAGAGAGTTACGCCCAGGACCTAATCCttcagcatcagcaacagcaacagcagggcCCAGCTGCTCCACCCTTGAATTTGCACAGCTCTGCTGCGCTCTTGGAGAGAGATCGAGAACGGGAAAGGGAACGTGACCGGGAGCGTCTCTCGCCGGGGATGGAGGGTGTACTGGGTCGCATGCCCGTGATGACGCCGCTGACTGGCGCATCGGGTTCGGCAGGAGTGGGTTCGGTATCCGGTGGCACATCGCTCGAGGGCGTCGCTCCCGTGGAGCACTTTCTGGGTCCCAAACGCAAGCGTGGTCGTCCGCCGCTAGACGATGCCTATGATGTTTTCAATgt ACGCAAGCTGGCCCAGTATGCCGCCAATCTGGAGCCCGCCCAGCGTGCCTACTTGGAGACGGCGCGTCACTTTACGGAGGAGCCGCCACTGGCCGCCCATGCCGCCTCGATGGCCTCCCCACCCGCCGCCTGCCCGCCGAAACAGCGCCAGCGTCTAcgtcaccagcagcagcagcagcaacagctgctaCAGTCGGAGAGCAGTGACCAGGAGCAGCCGGCTGCTGGCCAGGATTGGTCCAATTTGGAGCCAAATGgcagtgccacgcccaaaCTGCTCAGCGATGGCGATGCTAACAAGCAGGAAACGGAGGGCGGTGATGAATCGCTACCGGCAGTGCTAACcaccgccagcagcagcggcaccaaaaagctggaaaagatAGGCGAGCGTCGCGAACGCCATGGCAAATTACGTCATGCTCGTCGCCTTTATGAGAAGTCTGGAGAGGATGAGGTTGATCCGCCCAAGGAGGAGCCCGATGAGCTGCCGCAACCGGTGGAAGAGATCGAGAACGAGCATCTGGTGGCAAATAGGGCAGAGTCGCCGCGTCCTACGGTCGTCATACCAGCTAGTTTTGCCTGCAAATACGAGGGAGGCGTGACTGCCGCAGGCGGTGGCTCCGGTTCTGGAACTGGATCCGGATCGCTTGGATCCTCCTACTTGATCAACGAACATGGCATGCTGATGGCCCACGAATTTGCACCGAATGTGGCCAGTGCCGCCGCCACCGCAGCTGTGGCCGTTgcagcagccgccgctgcAGTGGCAAATGCCTcagccggaaacggaaacggtgGTCAGGATGTAAGTGGCAGTGGAACCGGTGCCGCCGCCGACTATCCCGACATCAAGCTGGAGGACTACGATGCCGCCGAACTGCGACTGACCAACGAGGAGCTGTCGCAGTGGCAGGACGTCATCAAGATGGACGACTACCTGGCTAAGGGGCGGCGTCCACAGTTCTGGGAAGAGCCATTCACCAAGCGC GTGTTGGACgccattaaaaacaaaagactcgAGATGAAGAAGGCCGCCAGAATTCTGGGCGTCTCCTATGGCACTCTGTATGGGCGTTACCGCGAGGTCTATGGCTGCCTTAAGCATCCTTACAG TGGCACCGCCTTCCGGAACTCTGGATCCACCTCGACCAGTCAGATGGGAGTTCAGCCTCGCTTCGACTTGGGATTCCGCAACGGGGGCGTCCTTCCAGCTCAGCTGG AGCTGGGCAAGCTGAAGAAGGATCTGAGCGAGCTATGGACACGTCCGCAGATTTGA
- the CG6041 gene encoding uncharacterized protein: MAKVWAILAIALFLGALASGESLSSETAGKIEPKIVGGYDASIEQVSYQVSIRLTANDKKSYGSGHLCGGVVISQRLVATAAHCCYITDKKKYRTAGEFVLVMGSTYLTSSTDRTLMYYLQQLITHENYNPDALTNDIALMFINGYIPWNWPTVTALALNSQLVATNTDCLISGWGLLQQNGTFSSNTLQAATVPIVSYTTCRISYNSIPVSQVCAGYLSGGVDACQGDSGGPMSCNGMLAGIVSYGAGCAAPGYPGVYTNVSYYYDWIVQKNSSLNYTIYHNGGVRQGSSWSYLGILPLLVAFLLEL, encoded by the exons ATGGCTAAAGTCTGGGCCATACTGGCCATAGCGCTATTTCTAGGAGCACTGGCCTCCGGCGAAA GTCTTTCAAGCGAAACGGCTGGAAAGATAGAGCCGAAGATCGTGGGCGGCTATGATGCGTCCATAGAACAGGTATCGTACCAGGTGTCCATTCGCCTCACCGCCAACGACAAGAAGAGCTATGGATCTGGTCACCTATGCGGTGGGGTGGTCATTTCCCAACGTTTGGTGGCCACCGCCGCCCACTGCTGTTACAT CACCGACAAGAAGAAGTACCGAACTGCTGGCGAATTTGTCCTGGTCATGGGCAGCACCTACCTGACGAGCTCCACCGATCGCACTTTGATGTACTACCTGCAGCAGCTAATTACGCACGAGAATTATAATCCGGACGCGTTGACCAACGACATTGCCCTGATGTTCATCAATGGATATATACCCTGGAATTGGCCAACTGTAACGGCCCTGGCGTTGAACAGCCAACTTGTGGCCACAAACACCGATTGCCTGATCTCCGGATGGGGTCTGCTCCAGCAG AACGGAACATTTAGTAGTAATACTCTGCAGGCCGCGACGGTGCCCATAGTGTCGTATACAACCTGTCGCATTTCATACAATTCGATTCCGGTTTCCCAGGTGTGCGCCGGCTATTTGAGTGGCGGAGTGGACGCCTGCCAGGGCGACTCCGGCGGACCCATGAGCTGCAACGGAATGTTGGCCGGAATCGTTTCGTACGGCGCTGGATGCGCAGCACCTGGTTATCCGGGTGTCTACACAAATGTGTCGTACTATTACGATTGGATTGTTCAAAAGAATAGCTCCCTCAACTATACCATCTATCATAATGGAGGAGTGCGGCAGGGATCGAGTTGGTCCTACCTGGGCATTCTTCCACTCCTTGTGGCCTTCCTCTTGGAACTCTGA
- the CG32755 gene encoding uncharacterized protein — MDHLWMCLLIVATHSGITQSQIGQPTATASPFVILPKIVGGYTVTIDQVPFQVSVRRRSIHERHYGLGHVCGGAVISQRVVCSAAHCYAINTSVPLVYRDPELYVVVAGSSAIDRTDRFTQEYLVQRIVGHKDYNGSTLENDIALLFLNGFIPWESPGVRAIPLAIKAPEEGTTCLIHGWGKVTMKEKSASLQQAPVPILNKELCQVIYKLPASQMCAGFLQGGIDACQGDSGGPLICDGRLAGIISWGVGCADPGYPGVYTNVSHFLKWIRRANASLDYSEYRQIPPLNLASRRSVSSSCLGIGVLALAMSLRL; from the exons ATGGACCACCTATGGATGTGCTTGCTGATTGTGGCGACCCACTCGGGAATCACTCAGTCTCAGATTGGCCAACCGACAGCTACAGCCTCGCCCTTCGTGATCCTGCCGAAGATCGTTGGTGGCTACACGGTGACCATTGACCAAGTGCCCTTTCAGGTGTCCGTGCGCCGGCGTTCGATCCACGAGCGGCACTACGGATTGGGTCACGTGTGCGGCGGAGCGGTCATCTCTCAGCGGGTCGTCTGTTCGGCGGCACATTGCTACGCCAT AAATACCTCAGTACCACTGGTCTATCGTGATCCCGAGTTATATGTGGTAGTGGCAGGCAGCAGTGCCATCGATCGGACGGACCGCTTCACCCAGGAGTACCTGGTGCAGCGCATCGTTGGCCACAAGGACTACAATGGCAGCACGCTGGAGAACGATATCGCACTGCTCTTTCTCAACGGATTCATACCGTGGGAATCGCCGGGTGTGCGGGCAATACCGCTGGCCATAAAAGCACCCGAAGAGGGCACCACCTGCCTTATCCACGGATGGGGCAAGGTCACCATG AAGGAGAAATCGGCTTCGCTGCAGCAAGCGCCAGTACCGATCCTCAACAAGGAGCTCTGCCAGGTGATCTACAAGCTGCCCGCCTCCCAGATGTGCGCCGGATTTTTGCAGGGCGGCATCGATGCCTGCCAGGGTGACTCGGGCGGACCGCTGATCTGCGATGGACGTCTGGCCGGGATAATATCATGGGGCGTGGGCTGTGCGGATCCCGGCTATCCGGGTGTCTATACCAATGTATCGCACTTTCTCAAATGGATCCGAAGGGCTAACGCTTCGCTGGACTACTCCGAGTACCGGCAAATACCGCCGCTAAATCTGGCTAGCCGCAGATCGGTATCTTCTAGTTGCTTGGGCATTGGTGTTCTGGCGCTTGCCATGAGCCTACGTCTTTGA
- the CG32756 gene encoding uncharacterized protein, isoform A, which translates to MLLKVVNINGLQHLFACTEGQHDETLTIHVFRPREKWTYSETLMKRDYQQRLKTLNARVKFPEELVRQVLLNKDPLHVEQDYQHPLNVLKLKYAMANFKVFLKWEWHLRPMDAAQLYSQMFLNTMSTALGLRAQIPLLLGIIHAKDKELNQYRTEGCQLRRVTVETQPFDLEAFMNEHKQLLDCSAAYQKAQSTFFADKPSPNWTSLSSPWARDVAPYSSSNGYFASSKASSPKEAPRIRKRKALEINTNHMERKVMQRRSNPLVEYKSSQSSQETNVNVILKVELAPMDTKNDLTDDDEESSTSSGLSQGWSGRQLTKFNPTVGNGVYELASQEQYASSEDEDASSKDAYTSSKYEDASSKDEDASSKDDDASKYEDASFNDENSSSDDEEVTREASNALDSINDFYDYPPAFTQEPEVGISEGNLDVIHQIELEEIKAALIYSTGRVAEAINNLEKK; encoded by the exons ATGCTATTGAAAGTAGTGAATATAAATGGCTTGCAGCACCTGTTCGCCTGCACTGAGGGGCAGCATGATGAAACCCTAACTATTCACGTTTTCCGTCCTCGCGAGAAGTGGACTTACTCCGAGACTTTGATGAAACGCGATTACCAGCAGCGTTTGAAA ACGCTCAACGCGCGTGTGAAGTTTCCCGAGGAATTGGTGCGCCAGGTCCTGCTCAACAAGGATCCATTGCATGTCGAACAGGATTACCAGCACCCATTGAACGTCCTGAAACTGAAGTATGCCATGGCGAATTTCAAAGTTTTCCTCAAGTGGGAATGGCACCTGAGACCCATGGATGCCGCACAG TTGTATAGCCAAATGTTCTTGAACACAATGTCCACGGCTTTGGGACTACGGGCTCAGATACCCCTTCTGCTAGGGATTATCCATGCCAAGGACAAGGAGCTGAACCAGTATCGCACCGAGGGATGCCAGCTGCGCAGAG TGACCGTGGAAACCCAGCCCTTTGATCTCGAGGCTTTTATGAATGAGCACAAGCAATTGCTGGACTGTTCCGCTGCCTACCAGAAGGCGCAGAGTACTTTTTTTGCTGATAAGCCATCGCCTAATTGGACATCGCTTTCTTCGCCATGGGCACGGGATGTCGCGCCCTATTCTTCGTCAAACGGCTACTTTGCTTCTTCGAAGGCATCAAGCCCAAAAGAAGCTCCTCGCATTAG GAAGCGCAAGGCTCTTGAAATCAATACCAATCATATGGAGCGCAAGGTAATGCAGCGCCGCTCCAATCCGCTTGTCGAGTACAAAAGCTCGCAGAGTTCCCAAGAGACAAACGTAAATGTAATCTTAAAAGTAGAGCTAGCGCCAATGGACACCAAGAATGATCTCACTGATGATGACGAAGAGTCATCCACATCTTCGGGGCTTTCCCAAGGATGGTCTGGCCGACAACTAACCAAATTTAATCCAACCGTCGGAAATGGTGTATATGAACTTGCATCTCAGGAACAGTATGCTTCTTCTGAAGATGAGGATGCTTCTTCTAAAGATGCGTATACTTCTTCTAAATATGAGGATGCTTCTTCTAAAGATGAGGATGCTTCTTCTAAAGATGATGATGCCTCTAAATATGAGGATGCTTCTTTTAATGATGAGAATTCTTCTTCTGATGATGAGGAGGTCACTAGGGAGGCATCGAACGCTTTGGATTCTATTAATGATTTTTACGATTACCCCCCGGCATTCACTCAAGAACCCGAAGTCGGAATATCCGAGGGGAATTTGGATGTAATTCATCAAATTGAGCTGGAAGAGATCAAAGCCGCACTGATTTACTCAACTGGTCGCGTCGCAGAAGCGATCAATAATCTagagaaaaaataa
- the CG3726 gene encoding uncharacterized protein, isoform A translates to MLPQQYCLRWKYHHSNLQTMFSQLLDRGCFCDVTLACEGQLIRAHRVVLCACSTFFDAVLSNYASERDPIIIMKDVTFAEVKCLIEFMYKGEINVEHSSLPSLLKTADDLKIKGLAEVTWRDDEDGPPPPMAAAEFHSPPRSLAESYAQDLILQHQQQQQQGPAAPPLNLHSSAALLERDRERERERDRERLSPGMEGVLGRMPVMTPLTGASGSAGVGSVSGGTSLEGVAPVEHFLGPKRKRGRPPLDDAYDVFNVRKLAQYAANLEPAQRAYLETARHFTEEPPLAAHAASMASPPAACPPKQRQRLRHQQQQQQQLLQSESSDQEQPAAGQDWSNLEPNGSATPKLLSDGDANKQETEGGDESLPAVLTTASSSGTKKLEKIGERRERHGKLRHARRLYEKSGEDEVDPPKEEPDELPQPVEEIENEHLVANRAESPRPTVVIPASFACKYEGGVTAAGGGSGSGTGSGSLGSSYLINEHGMLMAHEFAPNVASAAATAAVAVAAAAAAVANASAGNGNGGQDVSGSGTGAAADYPDIKLEDYDAAELRLTNEELSQWQDVIKMDDYLAKGRRPQFWEEPFTKRVLDAIKNKRLEMKKAARILGVSYGTLYGRYREVYGCLKHPYSGTAFRNSGSTSTSQMGVQPRFDLGFRNGGVLPAQLVQTNPYLQSWAS, encoded by the exons ATGCTGCCGCAGCAGTACTGCCTAAGGTGGAAGTACCACCATAGCAATCTGCAGACCATGTTCTCCCAGCTGCTGGATCGCGGTTGCTTCTGCGACGTGACCCTGGCCTGCGAGGGTCAGCTCATCCGCGCCCATCGCGTCGTCCTGTGCGCCTGCAGCACCTTCTTCGACGCCGTGCTCTCCAACTACGCCAGTGAACGTGATCCGATCATCATCATGAAGGACGTTACCTTTGCGGAGGTCAAATGCCTCATCGAGTTCATGTACAAGGGCGAGATCAACGTGGAGCAT TCCAGCCTTCCCTCGCTGCTGAAGACCGCCGATGACCTGAAGATCAAGGGCCTGGCCGAGGTGACCTGGCGCGATGACGAAGACGGACCGCCGCCACCAATGGCCGCCGCCGAGTTTCACTCACCGCCGCGCAGCTTGGCAGAGAGTTACGCCCAGGACCTAATCCttcagcatcagcaacagcaacagcagggcCCAGCTGCTCCACCCTTGAATTTGCACAGCTCTGCTGCGCTCTTGGAGAGAGATCGAGAACGGGAAAGGGAACGTGACCGGGAGCGTCTCTCGCCGGGGATGGAGGGTGTACTGGGTCGCATGCCCGTGATGACGCCGCTGACTGGCGCATCGGGTTCGGCAGGAGTGGGTTCGGTATCCGGTGGCACATCGCTCGAGGGCGTCGCTCCCGTGGAGCACTTTCTGGGTCCCAAACGCAAGCGTGGTCGTCCGCCGCTAGACGATGCCTATGATGTTTTCAATgt ACGCAAGCTGGCCCAGTATGCCGCCAATCTGGAGCCCGCCCAGCGTGCCTACTTGGAGACGGCGCGTCACTTTACGGAGGAGCCGCCACTGGCCGCCCATGCCGCCTCGATGGCCTCCCCACCCGCCGCCTGCCCGCCGAAACAGCGCCAGCGTCTAcgtcaccagcagcagcagcagcaacagctgctaCAGTCGGAGAGCAGTGACCAGGAGCAGCCGGCTGCTGGCCAGGATTGGTCCAATTTGGAGCCAAATGgcagtgccacgcccaaaCTGCTCAGCGATGGCGATGCTAACAAGCAGGAAACGGAGGGCGGTGATGAATCGCTACCGGCAGTGCTAACcaccgccagcagcagcggcaccaaaaagctggaaaagatAGGCGAGCGTCGCGAACGCCATGGCAAATTACGTCATGCTCGTCGCCTTTATGAGAAGTCTGGAGAGGATGAGGTTGATCCGCCCAAGGAGGAGCCCGATGAGCTGCCGCAACCGGTGGAAGAGATCGAGAACGAGCATCTGGTGGCAAATAGGGCAGAGTCGCCGCGTCCTACGGTCGTCATACCAGCTAGTTTTGCCTGCAAATACGAGGGAGGCGTGACTGCCGCAGGCGGTGGCTCCGGTTCTGGAACTGGATCCGGATCGCTTGGATCCTCCTACTTGATCAACGAACATGGCATGCTGATGGCCCACGAATTTGCACCGAATGTGGCCAGTGCCGCCGCCACCGCAGCTGTGGCCGTTgcagcagccgccgctgcAGTGGCAAATGCCTcagccggaaacggaaacggtgGTCAGGATGTAAGTGGCAGTGGAACCGGTGCCGCCGCCGACTATCCCGACATCAAGCTGGAGGACTACGATGCCGCCGAACTGCGACTGACCAACGAGGAGCTGTCGCAGTGGCAGGACGTCATCAAGATGGACGACTACCTGGCTAAGGGGCGGCGTCCACAGTTCTGGGAAGAGCCATTCACCAAGCGC GTGTTGGACgccattaaaaacaaaagactcgAGATGAAGAAGGCCGCCAGAATTCTGGGCGTCTCCTATGGCACTCTGTATGGGCGTTACCGCGAGGTCTATGGCTGCCTTAAGCATCCTTACAG TGGCACCGCCTTCCGGAACTCTGGATCCACCTCGACCAGTCAGATGGGAGTTCAGCCTCGCTTCGACTTGGGATTCCGCAACGGGGGCGTCCTTCCAGCTCAGCTGG TCCAAACCAATCCCTACTTGCAGAGCTGGGCAAGCTGA
- the CG6048 gene encoding uncharacterized protein codes for MFGLGQLLAVALLLIFLPSGLRGATTRTHLDTKAIRPRFNADPGRIINGTEASLGATRHQVGIRKALNDGYFFGTGHLCGGSLIRPGWVLTAAHCFVDQIIYDGTFVPKEEFIVVMGNLDRYNRTNTLTFTIEERIMQLDKFDLSTYDKDIALLMLNGTVPTGHPTIRPIALNRFAIPEGVVCQVTGWGNTEDGYVSDILMTVDVPMISEEHCINDSDLGHLIQPGMICAGYLEVGEKDACAGDSGGPLVCQSELAGVVSWGIQCALPRLPGVYTEVSYYYDWILQNMGENGEGSGEESGEGSGEGSGEGSGEGSGEGSGDDGSGDDEDGSGDGGGAMAAVAGSLTLLLPGILALRLMATQF; via the exons ATGTTCGGATTGGGACAACTTTTGGCGGTAGCCCTTCTTCTCATTTTCTTGCCATCGGGCTTGAGAG GCGCAACGACACGAACACACTTGGACACGAAGGCCATCCGTCCGAGATTCAATGCGGATCCCGGCAGGATTATCAATGGAACAGAGGCCTCTCTGGGCGCAACTAGGCATCAGGTGGGCATTCGCAAGGCTCTCAACGATGGCTACTTCTTTGGAACCGGGCACCTTTGCGGAGGATCTCTCATCCGGCCGGGATGGGTACTCACCGCCGCCCATTGCTTTGTGGA TCAGATTATTTACGACGGCACTTTCGTGCCCAAGGAGGAGTTCATCGTGGTGATGGGTAACCTGGATCGCTACAATCGCACCAACACGCTAACATTCACGATCGAAGAGCGCATAATGCAGCTGGATAAGTTCGACCTTTCCACCTACGACAAGGACATCGCCCTGCTGATGCTGAATGGTACTGTACCCACTGGACATCCGACCATTCGTCCAATTGCCCTCAATCGGTTTGCCATACCGGAGGGCGTCGTCTGCCAGGTGACGGGCTGGGGCAATACGGAGGATGGCTATGTCTCCGACATCCTGATGACCGTCGATGTGCCGATGATCAGCGAGGAGCATTGCATCAATGACAGCGACCTGGGCCACCTGATTCAGCCGGGAATGATATGTGCCGGTTATTTGGAGGTGGGAGAAAAGGATGCCTGCGCCGGCGATTCCGGCGGACCATTGGTGTGCCAAAGTGAATTGGCCGGCGTGGTTTCCTGGGGCATTCAATGTGCCCTGCCCAGATTACCGGGTGTGTACACAGAGGTGTCCTACTACTACGACTGGATACTACAGAATATGGGCGAGAATGGTGAAGGAAGTGGTGAAGAAAGTGGTGAGGGAAGTGGTGAGGGAAGTGGTGAGGGAAGTGGTGAAGGAAGTGGTGAAGGTAGTGGTGATGACGGAAGTGGTGACGACGAAGATGGaagtggtgatggtggtggtgccaTGGCCGCCGTGGCCGGAAGTCTGACTCTTCTTCTGCCCGGAATACTCGCTCTGAGACTAATGGCTACGCAgttctaa
- the CG12728 gene encoding uncharacterized protein, isoform B has product MLLKVVNINGLQHLFACTEGQHDETLTIHVFRPREKWTYSETLMKRDYQQRLKTLNARVKFPEELVRQVLLNKDPLHVEQDYQHPLNVLKLKYAMANFKVFLKWEWHLRPMDAAQLYSQMFLNTMSTALGLRVQIPLLLGIIHAKDKELNQYRTEGCQLRKVTVETKPFDLEAFMNKHKQLLDCSAAYQKAQSTFFADKPSPNWTSLSSPWARDVAPYSSSNGYFASSKASSPKEAPRIRKRKALEINTNHMERKVMQRRSNPLVEYKSSQSSQETNVNLILKVELAPMDTKNDLTDDDEESSTSSGLSQGWSAKLTKFNPTVGSGVYELASQEQYASSEDEDASSKNGDTSSKYEDASSKDEDASSKDENTSSKDEDAPSKDEDTSSKDEDASSEYEEVTREASNAFNFVIKKVESLKEFYDAPRELIQEPKVGKSDQNWDLILRTVLEDIKAVLIYSTERIEKAIQSYINKLAQK; this is encoded by the exons ATGCTATTGAAAGTAGTGAATATAAATGGCTTGCAGCACCTGTTCGCCTGCACTGAGGGGCAGCATGATGAAACCCTAACTATTCACGTTTTCCGTCCTCGCGAGAAGTGGACTTACTCCGAGACTTTGATGAAACGCGATTACCAGCAGCGTTTGAAA ACGCTCAACGCGCGTGTGAAGTTTCCCGAGGAATTGGTGCGCCAGGTCCTGCTCAACAAGGATCCATTGCATGTCGAACAGGATTACCAGCACCCATTGAACGTCCTGAAACTGAAGTATGCCATGGCGAATTTCAAAGTTTTCCTCAAGTGGGAATGGCACCTGAGACCCATGGATGCCGCACAG TTGTATAGCCAAATGTTCTTGAACACAATGTCCACGGCTTTGGGACTACGGGTTCAGATACCCCTTCTGCTAGGGATTATCCATGCCAAGGACAAGGAGCTGAACCAGTATCGCACCGAGGGATGCCAGCTGCGCAAAG TGACTGTGGAAACCAAGCCCTTTGATCTCGAGGCTTTTATGAATAAGCACAAGCAATTGCTGGACTGTTCCGCTGCCTACCAGAAGGCGCAGAGTACTTTTTTTGCTGATAAGCCATCGCCTAATTGGACATCGCTTTCTTCGCCATGGGCACGGGATGTCGCGCCCTATTCTTCGTCAAACGGCTACTTTGCTTCTTCGAAGGCATCAAGCCCAAAAGAAGCTCCTCGCATTAG GAAGCGCAAGGCTCTTGAAATCAATACCAATCATATGGAGCGCAAGGTAATGCAGCGCCGCTCCAATCCGCTTGTCGAGTACAAAAGCTCGCAGAGTTCCCAAGAGACAAACGTAAATTTAATCTTAAAAGTAGAGCTAGCGCCAATGGACACCAAGAATGATCTCACTGATGATGACGAAGAGTCATCCACATCTTCGGGGCTTTCCCAAGGATGGTCGGCCAAACTAACCAAATTTAATCCAACCGTCGGAAGTGGTGTATATGAACTTGCATCTCAGGAACAGTATGCTTCTTCTGAAGATGAGGATGCTTCTTCTAAAAATGGGGATACTTCTTCTAAATATGAGGATGCTTCTTCTAAAGATGAGGATGCTTCTTCCAAAGATGAGAATACTTCTTCTAAAGATGAGGATGCTCCGTCTAAAGATGAGGATACTTCTTCTAAAGATGAGGATGCTTCTTCTGAATATGAAGAGGTCACTAGGGAGGCATCGAACGCTTTCAATTTCGTCATAAAGAAGGTTGAATCTTTAAAAGAGTTTTACGATGCCCCAAGGGAACTCATCCAAGAACCCAAAGTCGGAAAGTCCGATCAGAATTGGGATTTAATTCTTCGAACTGTGCTGGAAGATATCAAAGCCGTACTGATTTACTCAACTGAACGCATCGAAAAAGCGATCCAGAGCTATATCAATAAGTTAGCGCAAAAATAA
- the CG6067 gene encoding uncharacterized protein yields the protein MQLNDHWRKIVKTLIFAFLCTEMQTTYTHRDLAAKRGIGLAEMDAIAAENGKEGFQLKMVAPHQASIRLLTLERDYFGKGHICSGALVAPSVVLTVTSCIFSQVKKSYYHPSELRVVLGSPQRFAPNEQALVFGVTHIHQPPKDLALAILMLDKDVPENLPYIQAIGLPTPGATSILDSDHHNLLQINTWGYDGDIRELHDLVTLNATHTSCHQHQSKSPRICVQPKTSNYIRGRLYMDAGATLTERDRLLGLRSIDGAFEDVASHVEWILAKIGDGGNQNSSIWGILGFLVFTGYVITISRKSFST from the exons ATGCAATTGAACGATCATTGGCGAAAGATTGTGAAGACGCTGATCTTCGCATTTCTATGCACTGAAATGCAAACGA CCTACACCCATCGTGATTTGGCCGCCAAACGTGGTATTGGCCTGGCCGAAATGGATGCCATTGCAGCTGAAAATGGAAAGGAAGGATTTCAGCTGAAGATGGTGGCTCCACACCAGGCATCCATACGACTGTTGACCTTGGAACGGGACTACTTTGGCAAGGGCCACATCTGTTCGGGCGCTTTAGTGGCGCCCTCTGTTGTGCTAACCGTCACTAGCTGCATCTTCAG CCAAGTGAAAAAGTCATACTACCATCCGTCAGAACTGCGAGTTGTGCTCGGAAGCCCCCAGAGATTTGCGCCCAATGAGCAGGCACTCGTATTCGGAGTGACCCACATCCACCAGCCTCCAAAGGACCTGGCTCTTGCCATTCTTATGCTGGACAAGGATGTGCCTGAGAATCTTCCATATATTCAAGCAATTGGTCTACCTACTCCTGGAGCCACTTCCATCCTGGACTCGGATCATCATAATCTTCTACAGATTAACACCTGGGGCTATGATGGCGATATTCGCGAGCTGCACGATCTGGTCACATTGAATGCCACTCACACATCCTGCCATCAGCATCAGAGTAAATCGCCAAGGATTTGTGTCCAGCCGAAAACCAGCAACTACATTCGTGGCCGGCTTTACATGGATGCCGGTGCCACGCTGACGGAACGGGATCGTTTGTTGGGCCTAAGAagcatcgacggagccttcgAGGACGTGGCTAGCCATGTGGAGTGGATACTGGCCAAGATTGGGGACGGTGGCAATCAAAATAGCTCCATCTGGGGCATCTTGGGATTCTTGGTATTCACCGGCTACGTGATCACCATCAGCAGAAAGAGCTTTTCAACCTAA